A stretch of Vallitalea longa DNA encodes these proteins:
- a CDS encoding response regulator transcription factor encodes MKQILLLEDDESLNRGISFKLNKEGYEVLSCYGISEGKKLFYNNNIDLVICDIGLEDGSGLDFCRDIRKSSNVRLVFLTALDEEIDIVMGYEAGADDYITKPFSLAVLISKVNAIFKRLEGDVSEKLESGNICFIKNEMKVIIDGNEKILSKNELKLLSILMEHPKQILSKKQLLECLWDIDGDYVDENTVAVNIRRLREKIETVPSKPKCIKNVRGIGYLWDMECRKNDR; translated from the coding sequence ATGAAACAAATATTATTATTGGAAGACGATGAGAGTCTTAATAGAGGAATTAGTTTTAAACTTAACAAAGAAGGATATGAAGTATTATCATGTTATGGCATCAGTGAAGGGAAGAAACTGTTTTATAATAATAACATTGATCTGGTGATATGTGATATCGGACTGGAAGACGGGAGCGGCTTGGATTTCTGTAGGGACATTCGTAAGTCGAGTAATGTAAGATTGGTTTTTCTGACAGCCCTAGACGAAGAGATAGATATTGTCATGGGATATGAGGCAGGTGCTGATGATTACATAACCAAGCCATTCAGCTTAGCTGTACTTATTTCTAAAGTGAATGCTATTTTCAAAAGGTTAGAAGGAGATGTCTCAGAAAAATTAGAATCAGGAAATATATGTTTCATCAAAAATGAGATGAAAGTGATTATAGATGGAAATGAAAAAATATTAAGCAAGAATGAATTGAAATTGTTAAGTATATTGATGGAACATCCAAAACAGATTTTATCTAAGAAACAGTTGTTGGAATGTCTATGGGATATTGATGGAGATTATGTTGACGAGAATACTGTAGCAGTCAATATAAGAAGATTAAGAGAAAAAATAGAAACTGTTCCTTCAAAACCTAAATGTATTAAAAACGTTAGAGGTATCGGTTACTTATGGGATATGGAGTGTAGAAAAAATGATAGATAA